From the Gemmatimonadota bacterium genome, the window TCGCGTCCGCGGCCCGGTCCATCGGTTACGAGGTTCGGGAAGACGATGACTGGGACGACCTGTTCCACCGCGTTTTCCTGACGGCCGTGGAACCCGCGCTGCCCTCGGACCGGCCGGTCTTTCTTACCGAGTATCCCGCCCGGCTGCCGTCGCTGGCGCGCCGCGTTCCCGGCAACCCCAGGTACGTGGAACGATTCGAACTGTATATGGGCGGGCTGGAGCTGGCCAATGCCTTCACGGAGCTGAACGATCCGGTGGAACAGCGTGCCCGTTTCGAGGCGGAACTGGAAATCAAGCGATCGAAGAAAGGACCGGACCGCTACGACGGCGGGGTGGACGAAGCGCTGCTGGCGGCGCTCGAATACGGGATGCCTCCTTCGGGCGGCATCGCCCTCGGACTGGACCGGCTGGCGATGTTGTTCGCCGACGTCGATACGATCGATCCCGTGATCATGTTCAGGAACTACTGACCGATGCCGGGGGATCTGAAACACACCGGCCGTGCGTTATGAAAGTTGCCGGCCGTACTCAAGGAGGAAGGCATGCAGGCACTGATGTATCTGGGAACGCGCCAGATGGAAATGCAGGAGGTTGAAGAGCCCACGGTCACGCCCGGCCACGCCGTGCTGAAGGTCGGCGCGGCGAGCATATGCGGTTCGGACCTGCACGGCTTTCTGGGCAAGAGCGCAAAGCGGGTCCCGCCGCTGATCATGGGACACGAATTCACCGGCGAGGTGGTGGACCTGGACCGTGGCGCGGAAGGGTTGTCCGTCGGCGACCGGGTCACGATCAACCCGATCCTCTCCTGCGGCCGGTGCGACGAGTGCCTCCGGGGACGCACCAGTATCTGCCCCCATCGAACGGTCATCGGCATCGAGCATCCCGGAGCCTTCGCCAACTACGTTTCCGTGCCAGCGGCGTCCTGCTTCAGGCTGCCGGACCATGTGGGCGACCTCGAGGGCAGCATGGTCGAATCCCTCTCGAACGCACTGCATATCTTCGACCGAAGCCTGCACGGGTTCATCCGGAGCGTGGCCGTCATCGGCGCGGGCACCCAGGGGCTCCTCGCCCTGCAGGTGGCCCGGCACATCGGGGCGACCCGCATCGCGGTGACGGACAGGGTGCCCTCGCGCCTGGCGCTGGCCACTTCGATGGGCGCGACCCACGCCATCGACGTCCATGCGGACGACCCCGTGGAAGCCGTGTTCGACATGACGGACGGCCAGGGGGTGGATCTGGCGGTCGAAGCGGTGGGCCACACGGCGACGCAGGAACAGGCCGTGCGGATGCTGCGGCAGGGCGGCGAGGCCGTGCTGCTGGGCCTCGGCGCCGAAGCGCCCATGGCCATCGACGGCGTAGCCATGGTGAACAGGGAACTGGTCGTGCGCGGTTCCTATGCCTACACGAGCGTGGACTTCGCCTATTCCCTCGAACTCATCTCCACGGGAAGGATCGACGTCGC encodes:
- a CDS encoding alcohol dehydrogenase catalytic domain-containing protein, coding for MQALMYLGTRQMEMQEVEEPTVTPGHAVLKVGAASICGSDLHGFLGKSAKRVPPLIMGHEFTGEVVDLDRGAEGLSVGDRVTINPILSCGRCDECLRGRTSICPHRTVIGIEHPGAFANYVSVPAASCFRLPDHVGDLEGSMVESLSNALHIFDRSLHGFIRSVAVIGAGTQGLLALQVARHIGATRIAVTDRVPSRLALATSMGATHAIDVHADDPVEAVFDMTDGQGVDLAVEAVGHTATQEQAVRMLRQGGEAVLLGLGAEAPMAIDGVAMVNRELVVRGSYAYTSVDFAYSLELISTGRIDVASMVVERDLEQGPGIFTKLVDDPGDLIKVALVPGS